One stretch of Sander lucioperca isolate FBNREF2018 chromosome 13, SLUC_FBN_1.2, whole genome shotgun sequence DNA includes these proteins:
- the slc25a35 gene encoding solute carrier family 25 member 35, which yields MDFVLSGVAACGACLFTNPLEVVKTRMQLQGELKSRGSYQVYYRNVFHAFYTIGKVDGLAGLQKGLAPGLVYQFFMNGVRLGSYAIIENSGYIHTNGRVSAAKTTLAGALAGVVGAVVGSPVYLVKTHLQSQSSSSIAVGHQYKHKGMIHALAAIYKQHGILGLWRGSSAAVPRVSVGSSAQLSTFSSSKELVIDLQVFPKDSWLVALTAGMISSLVVVMAMTPFDVVSTRLYNQPVDHLGKGQLYKGFTDCFSKMLRKEGFMGLYKGLGASYFRIGPHTILSLFLWDELRKLHQQFRDKETRKLCN from the exons ATGGATTTCGTGCTGAGCGGAGTTGCGGCGTGCGGAGCATGCCTGTTCACCAACCCGCTGGAGGTCGTCAAAACGCGAATGCAGCTTCAGGGAGAGCTCAAGAGCCGGGGCTCATACCAAGTTTACTATCGCAACGTGTTCCACGCTTTTTACACTATCGGTAAAGTGGACGGACTGGCCGGCTTACAGAAGGGACTGGCACCAGGGCTCGTTTATCAGTTTTTTATGAATGGAGTCAGGCTCGGCTCGTACGCTATCATTGAGAACTCTGGTTACATCCACACCAATGGAAGGGTCAGCGCGGCCAAAACCACGTTAGCAGGGGCTCTGGCTGGAGTGGTGGGAGCCGTGGTGGGAAGTCCTGTATACTTG GTAAAGACTCATCTGCAGAGTCAGTCTAGCTCCTCTATTGCAGTTGGACATCAATATAAACACAAG GGGATGATCCACGCTCTGGCAGCCATCTACAAACAGCATGGCATTCTGGGATTGTGGAGGGGCTCCAGTGCTGCTGTACCGAGGGTCAGCGTGGGGTCATCTGCACAACTCTccaccttctcctcctccaAAGAGCTTGTGATTGACCTACAG GTGTTCCCAAAGGACAGCTGGTTGGTCGCCCTAACTGCTGGCATGATCAGCAgtttggtggtggtgatggctaTGACACCTTTTGATGTAGTGAGCACACGGCTCTACAACCAGCCTGTGGATCATTTGGGAAAG GGGCAGCTTTATAAAGGATTCACTGACTGCTTTTCTAAGATGCTGAGGAAGGAGGGCTTTATGGGACTCTACAAAGGCTTGGGAGCCTCTTATTTCCGGATCGGTCCACACACcattctgtctttgtttttatgGGATGAACTGCGCAAACTGCACCAGCAGTTCAGGGACAAGGAAACTAGAAAACTGTGTAACTGA